Genomic window (Spirosoma sp. KCTC 42546):
ACTAATTATCCGAGTTTTTGGGGATTAAAAAATGTCTGTGGGCGATTCGGACGACAATCCGTACTTTTGCACCCACAACCACCATCTGGTCGCCGTTCTAGTATGAGTTATTTACCTATTCAGCAATTATTAAAAACTGCCCCGGTCGGCACTACTGTGACCGTAAAAGGCTGGGTGCGCACCAAACGCGAAAGCAAAAACGCCGTTTTCATAGCCCTCAACGATGGCTCGACCATTAATAATATCCAGGCTGTAGCCGAAGCAGGTCAACTTCCCGAGGAAACATTAAAGCTTATCACAACCGGGGCCTGCGTTGCCGTTACAGGCCAATTGGTAGAATCGCAGGGTGCCGGGCAAGCCGTTGAAGTCAAAATCAGCGATGTGCTCATCTATGGCCCCGCCGACCCAGACAAGTATCCGTTACAACCCAAGCGGCACTCGCTGGAGTTTCTGCGCGAGATTGCCCACCTGCGACCTCGTACCAACACGTTCAGTGCCATTTTACGTATCCGGCATGCCCTGGCGTTTGCTGTCCATAAATACTTTAACGACAACGGATTCTTTTACCTCAATACGCCCATCATTACGGCCTCTGATGCCGAAGGAGCCGGTGAAATGTTCCGCGTCACGACACTTGATGCCACCAACCCACCTCTTACGGAAGATGGTAAGGTTGATTATAGCCAGGACTTCTTTGGCCGCGAAACCAACCTGACCGTATCGGGGCAGTTGGAAGGCGAGTTAGGTGCCATGGCCCTGGGTAAGATCTACACCTTTGGCCCTACATTCCGGGCCGAAAACTCAAACACAACACGCCACCTGGCCGAGTTCTGGATGATTGAACCTGAGGTGGCCTTCTATGAGCTGGAGGATAACATGAATCTGGCCGAGGATTTCGTCAAAACCGTTATCCGCTACGCCATTCAACACTGCGCCGACGATCTGGCCTTTTTGGATAACCGACTGAAAGAAGAAGAAAAAACCAAAAAGAAAGAGGAACAAAGTGAGCTTGGTTTGCTCGAAAAACTTCAGTTTGTCATTAGCAACGAGTTCGTTCGGTTGACTTACACCGAAGCCATCGACATTCTGGTCAACTCGAAACCCGCCAAGAAAGGTCAGTTCCAGTATGAAGTAAGCTGGGGTGTCGATTTGCAGTCGGAGCACGAGCGGTATCTGGTCGAAAAACACTTCAAGAAGCCCGTTATTCTAACCAACTATCCCCGCGAGATCAAAGCGTTCTACATGAAGCAGGACGAAGACGGTAAGACCGTTCGGGCGATGGATGTGCTTTTCCCCGGCATCGGCGAAATCATCGGTGGTTCACAACGCGAAGACAATCTGGAAAAACTCGAAGCCCGGATGAAGGAAGTAGGTATTGAACCGGAAGCCATCTGGTGGTATCTGGATACCCGTCGATTTGGGTCAGCACCGCACGCAGGCTTTGGTCTTGGTTTCGAGCGGCTGGTGCTGTTCGTAACCGGCATGGGCAATATCCGCGATGTGATCCCATTCCCACGCGCTCCGAAAACGGCAGAGTTTTAATTAACAGTGGAGAATGAAGAGTGAAAAATGAAGAATAACCTATTCATCACTCTTCATTCTTAATTCTTCACTTTTTTATGCTCGCACTCCCTATTTTCCTGGCAATGGCTTCCGGCTTCGTGGTCGTTGGCGTGTACACCGAACGTAAGATTTCGGCGTTTATGCAGGATCGGCTCGGCCCCATGGAAACGGGAAAGTGGGGATTGCTGCAACTCTTTGCCGATTTACTGAAACTGCTTCAGAAAGAAGACATTGTGCCCACAGCCGCCGACCGGCGATTGTTTCTGCTGGCTCCGGCGGTCATTTTCGCATCAGTATTCGCGGGCTTTGCCGTTCTGCCCCTAACGCCCGATTTGCAGGGGTCAGGCGCGTCGGTGGGTGTTTTTTACCTGATGGCCATTGTTTCGTTCGATGTGGTTGGCATACTCATGGCCGGTTGGGGGTCTAATAACAAGTATTCCCTGTTTGGTGCCATGCGATCGGTGGCACAGATCATTTCGTACGAGATACCACTTGGGCTGACCATTCTGTGCGTGGTGATGATCTGTCAGACACTCAACTTGCAGACCTTGAGTTTCCAGCAGGGCATCTACACCCACGAGACAAACTATCTCTTCGGCCTGAAAGCCCTGGGAGTTGACGTTACGGGCTGGGGTGGAATTTTCTCCTGGAATATTCTGCGAAACCCATTTCTATTTTTCGCCTACATTATCTTTTTCATTTGTACCCTGGCCGAAAGTAACCGTGCTCCCTTCGACCTGCCCGAAGGTGAATCTGAAATTGTAGGTGGCTTCCATACCGAATATTCAGGGATGCGGTTCGCGTTGCTTTACCTGTCCGAGTACGCCATGATGCTGCTGGTGTCGTTTCTAGGCGCTGTATTATTTCTGGGTAGCTGGAACACACCCCTCCCCAATATTGGTCCTGTCCGTCTCGCCGACTGGACAAGTGGCGCACCAGGCACTCTCTGGGGACAGCTCACGGGCGGATTCTGGCTTCTGTCAAAAGTCTTCTTTGCAGTACTGTTACAGATGTGGGTACGCTGGACACTCCCCCGCATTCGGGTCGATCAGATGATGCATTTGTGCTGGAAAGTGCTGACACCAATCGGACTGATTCTTCTGCTTATTTCGGGTGTTTGGCGGCTGTTAATGATTTAACCATTCGCTTCATTATAAATCCATGCGCTACACAATCGGCTGGCTCCTGGCGAGCAGCAACGGCTTATTGATGCAGGATTAGACTTGCAGCGATCCAACGTGCCGGTATGTGTTTATCATCACGCCTGTTGGGGTAACCTTCGTACTGACTAAAGCAAGTTCGCACGGGTCGACACTGTCCGAAAAAAAGCGTTTGCCCCGCCCCAGCAAGACGGGGTAGACAAGCAGCACAACCTCGTCGGCCAAGCCCTGGTCCAGCAGGACAGATGTCAGCGTTGAACTTCCCCAGACGATCAGGTCAGGACCGTCCGTTGACTTGAGGCCGCGAATACCCGCCAGGATGTCCGTGCCTAAGTCCTCAACCGGTCCCCAGGCGAGGCTGTCTGGCCTGTGAGTGGCGACGTATTTAGTCGCAGCATTCAGGCTGATCGCGATTGGACTATTCCCAGCCGTGGGCCAGTATTCGGTCCACAAATCATAGGTGTGACGACCAAGTAGCAGATCAAAAGGGTTTCCCTGTGCTTCAACGACAGCCTCTAACCCAGCCGGACTTCGATAGGATGTCGTCCAATTACCATACACGAAGTTTTCGTCGTTTTCATGCTGGATCACCCCGTCCAGTGAGATATGTTCTATGATTCTGATGGTTCTCATGTTGTTTGTTATTCGTTTACTGTTTGCACAAAGTTAGGCCAGACCAGGGACGCTCATGGGGGCCAATCGCGACAATATGAGGGCGTCTTTGAGACAATTTGCCCCTGCCCAAAATGAGGCCAGGCCACCGGAGCGGCAACAATGGATACATTTGTAAGTAGGTCAATCTAATAAAGACGGAAGGTAGAAATCTACTCGGCTTCGTCTTGATAGAAGTACGCGATCAATTACATTAGTCGCCTAAATTGTGCGCATTATGAACTCCCTCTGGCAACGATTCCGACACCGATTACACGAGATCGTCTTTGAAGCCGACACCTGGGCCGGGCGGGCATTCGATATATCATTGCTTTTTCTGATCGTATTGAGTGTGCTTGCTGTCGTTCTGGAGAGTGTTCCATCATTGGCCCGGCCATATGGTCATTTCTTTGACAAAATTGAATGGCTATTTACGATCCTGTTCACCATTGAGTACATCCTGCGGATTATTAGTATTCGGAAACCGCTTCGTTACATAACCAGCTTTTTCGGGCTTGTCGACTTGCTGGCTATTTTACCAAGTTACCTCGGCCTATTTCTGTTTGGTGCCCATGAACTGGCCGCTGTACGTATACTTCGCCTGCTACGCATATTCCGGATTTTGAAGCTGGGGGAATATACATCAGCAGCGGCCCTACTTGCTTATTCACTACGCGAAAGCCGAGCCAAAATCACCGTCTTTTTCGTGGCTATTTTCACACTGGTGATTACGCTTGGCGCTATGATGTACGTGGTAGAAGGGCGTTCCAACGGATTCGAGAGCATTCCGCTCAGTATTTATTGGGCCGTTATCACCATCACAACAGTTGGTTACGGAGATATTGTACCCAGTACACCCATGGGTAAGCTCATTGCCACCCTCATTATGCTACTGGGGTATGTCATTATTGCGGTGCCAACGGGTATTGTGGCTGTCAGCTTGACGGCTGCCAGTAAAAAGAAGGAAATCTCGACGCAGGCTTGCCCAAACTGTGGCCGTCAGGGCCATGATCCCGACGCGGTGCATTGTAAATATTGTGGTGCGGCTTTATGAGTAGTAACCGTTACCGTATAGTACCGAATAATCATCTACTATCCGTACCAATTGAACCAACTAATCCAGTAATGGTTAGACTGGTTTACGAGCAGCAAGGCGGATATTCCACCAAGTTCGTAAATTTGCACCCTTTTACACGTGTTTATGTGCGGTCTTACCAAGAAACAGTTTAATGTTCTCTACATAGGATTAGATCTTTTATAGTATTTCATGTCACTTCTTACACCTGATCCTACCGGCGATTTAGCTTGGCAAGCCGCCTGGAAATCACCCATATTCCGCAGAAAGTTCATCATCGGCATGATTGGTATTATCGCCTTACTGTCGACGTTTTCTTACTTTTTCCGAACCATAGAACAACATACGGGTCCTGTTCTGAACGATTGGTTAATTGCTCAGATTCCTCCATACGATGTGTCATTGATTATTTTCGGAGTGATCTGGGCAGCGGGTTTACTGATCCTCATCCGTGCCCGTCGGAGCCCCGCTGTGTTTATGATGTTCATCTACAGCTACATCATCATCACGCTAACCCGTATGATCAGTATCAATCTGGTACCGCTTAATCCGCCAGTTGGCCTGATTCCGATGATTGATCCGATCACCAATGCGTTCTATGGCAAGGTGTATATTACCAAGGACCTGTTCTACTCGGGTCATACCTCTACCATTTTTCTGATATTTCTATGCCTTCGTGGATGGTGGGATCGGCTACTTATTCTGATCGGTTCACTCCTTGTAGGCATTTTACTACTTGTGCAGCACGTTCATTACACGGTGGATGTATTGGGCGCCTTTGTATTCACCTATCCGCTCTACCGCCTGGGGAAATGGCTGGCCCTCAGTGGCTGGAATGAACTAAAGTTGTAAGGAAGTTTACGATTTTTGGTTTACGGTTGGCTGACGCATCAATCGTTTTCGCTGACTCACTGGGGCAGTCACCCAACCGTAAACCTAAAACCGTAAACTAAAACGCTTCACCCAATTGAAAATATAGTCCATTCGATAGACTCTGGCCCAGCCCCCAGCCATAGTCGATGCGGAGATTCAATCGTTCTTTCCGATTCAGCGCCAGACGTACTCCCCCACCCGCGGAGTACTTGACTTCCTGCAAGTTCAAATCGTTCAGGTGGTCTCCTACATTCCCGAGCCCAAAGAAACCAACAGCTCCCAATCGCCAGAACAGCGGAATTCGGTATTCAACCTGAGCGACAATCTGGTCTTTGCTCCGAAATCGACCATCGTAGAAACCTCGCATGCTATTCGACCCACCAAAACTGGCTAAACTCCGCAAGGGCACATCACCCGAGTTAAAGAAGCCATAAGCCTGTATGGCCAGCACCTGCTGCCTGTAGATCGGAATGAATCGCCGGAAATCAATTACATAATTTGTATAGCGAAAATCGGACCCCAGCAAGGGGTTAAAGTGGTTGAAATAGACTTGCAGGAACCCACCCCGATCAGGCGCAAAGGCATTGTTTCGCGAATCGTAGGTGAGACTAAGGCCCGCTCCCGAAATATGATAGGCATTACGGCCTGGTACCGCTAGCTGATCGAAAAGCTTACCGGGCTGATAATCGATGCTCAACAATCGCTGATATTCATAAACTAAGCCAGCAAAAACACGATCTTGAACTTTTCTCTGAAAATGTAGGTAAACATAATACTGTTTGAACGTGTATGACTCCTCATTTTCATTCGGAGCATTTTTACCAAGACCCCAGAATTTATCGGGGAAGTAACTGTAGGAAAGCTGGTGATTCAGAATAATCCGTTCACCAGGAAAATAAGTTGTTCCGTTTATGGCTGCAATAAATTGTTTCCGAAGTGAGTACAGGGCCAGTGCCTGGGTATTCGATGTCCGCGTTGTGAGCGTATCAGAATGCTTAAATCGAAATGTGAAGGAGCCCGCTACCCCCAATGACCAGTCTGTTTCGATAGATCGGGCGACTAATGGTAAAATTAGCGTATTTCGCGTTCGCAATAATTGGTTGGGTATGGGTTGACGCGGTACCGGAATACTATCCGACTGAGCCAATAGAGTACCCTGAATACCCATTAATAAGCTGATTAACAGCAAAACCAACCTTTTATCAAGTAAAACAGTCACAAGAACTTGAATAACCGTTAATTAAAGTCGTATTAATTAAATTGCGGCAAAGTAATCCTAAAATTGTAAATTTCGTAGATTTGGGCGTTTATTAAACCGATTAAGCCTGCGCCTATCCAACAAAGCGCGGTCGCCGGTTGGCATCAACTACGGAACCTCCGATTTGTAAACCACCGATATGAGCAAATTAAACTTGCCGCCCTTTAAACTGGGCGAAACAATTACCCCGGAACAACGCCAGTTTTTCAATAAACATGGTGTCATCGTTTTCCGTAACTTCATTGAACCCGAAACAGTTAAACTTTTTATCAGCGAAGTTGAACGAATCGAAAAAGAGTGGCTGGCCGAAGGGCGCGATAAAGTGAATGGCGTACCCTTGAAGTTTGGCCAGGATGAAGCCGGGAACCCCATGATTCAGCGGATGTGCTTTTTATCACAGCATAGCAAAGCACTCCACGAATTTTTGCAGGACCCACGCCTTCAGGCCGTTGTTGATCTGCTTCAGCCGTATGAAGGGCGAATTGCCGAAATTGAAAAAGATGGGCTTATTCTGAACCATTACATCCGCACTCCAAACAGTAAGTTCTCACAGATGGGCTGGCATACCGATAGCCCGCGTGATATTTTCCTGGGTCAGCGTATTATGCCGATGCTCAATGTAGGCATCCACCTCAACCCTACCCCCTACGAAAACGGAGGGCTACGTGTTATTCCGGGCACGCACAAACAGGGTATCTTCAAAATGTTGTTCCGCAAAAAATATTTTGTGGATAACGACCCCGACAAACACGAAATTGGTTTCGACATGAACGCGGGTGACCTATCGGTACACGATGGACGGCTTTGGCACCGGGCGCAGCAGTCTCCCTTTGTTGGCGAAGCAAGTCGTCGGCGTGTGATGTACGTACCAGTTGTTACGGGTAAGTACATGCCTAAGAATGAGCACAGCAAAACGCCATTCTACCACCGCTTCATTTCAAAAGTAAACATTTAAGTAATTACGAATTACGACCGCACGGGCGGCCCCGGTACGAGTTACGATTTTCGGCACTTCATAAATCGTAATTTGTACCGGGGCCGCCCGTGCGGTCGTAATTCGTACATCGTAATTCGTAAATGTCATACGCCCTCATTACGGGAGCCAGCCGGGGCATTGGCCTGGCCATTGCCAACGAACTGGCCCGTCAAAAATTCGACTTACTACTGGTAGCCCGATCAACCTCATTACTTCAGGAAGCGGCTCAGCAGTTAACCTCCGACCACGGCATTAAAACCGACTTTCTGGCAATTGACCTGGCCGAAGCTGGAGCCGCCCAACAGGTTTATGACTGGTGCGGCAAAAAAAAATATACGATTCAAATTCTGGTGAATAATGCGGGGTATGGTCTGAGTGGCCCCTTTGAGAAACATGCCCTCGCTGAACACACCAACATGATGCGGGTGAACATGACGGCTCTGGTCGAATTGAGTTACCTGTTTCTTCCTCAGCTTCGGCAACAATCCAAAGCGTATATTCTTAATATTGGCAGTTCCGCAGCGTATCAGGCGGTGCCCGGCCTGAGTTTGTATTCTGCGTCTAAATCATTTGTGCTGCAGTTTAGCCGGGGGCTCCACCAGGAACTTAAACGTAGTCCCGTTTCGGTGACCTGCGTTTGTCCTGGCTCCACGGACACCAACTTTGCCGATCGGGCACAGATTGGCGAAAAGGGACGCAAGGCCGCCGAGAAAGTAAATATGACCCCTCAGGATGTGGCAAAGCAAGCCGTTGATGCCATGTTTGCCGGGAAAGCTGAACTCGTAACAGGCCTGCTGAACAAAGCGGGGAAACTGATGGCCTGGCTGCTACCCAAAGGGTTAGTAGAAAAAACGGCCGGAAGCATTTACGAATAAGTTATTCGTTTTAGATAAACAAAGAGCTGTCATTATCCAGGGTAATGACAGCTCTTTGTTTATAAATTGTACTTCGCTAATGAAATGGCACTTTATTTGCCATACTACAGTTATACACATATAACTTTACAAAGACGTTGGATGCTGGACCATGCTTACTACCCTATTCCACTACTTGCCGACGTCCAACCAACACATGCAATTTTCTGATTTATCCTTAATAGACCCTATCCTCAAAGCGCTTGCTGAAGAAGGATACACCACACCAACTCCCATCCAGGAACAAGCCATACCAATTTTATTGAGCCGCCGGGATTTATTGGGTTGCGCCCAGACCGGCACTGGAAAAACAGCCGCTTTTGCTATTCCAATTCTGCAATTGCTGAACGAAGAACGCAGCAAAACACCCAATGGTCCACGGCGGATTAAAACGCTGGTGATGACCCCCACCCGTGAATTAGCGATCCAGATTGCCGAAAGCTTTGCCGCCTATGGCCGTCACCTGAATTTACGACATACGGTAATTTTTGGCGGTGTTTCGCAACATGCACAGGTAAATTCCCTCAAGGCGGGTGTCGATGTACTGATTGCTACACCCGGTCGTTTGCTCGATCTGATGAATCAGGGCTTCATATCGCTCCGTGATGTGCAGTTTTTTGTACTCGATGAAGCCGACCGGATGCTTGACATGGGCTTCATCCACGACGTTAAGAAAGTCATAACGAAGTTACCCGAACGTCGGCAATCGCTGTTTTTCTCAGCAACCATGCCGCCCGACGTAGCTAAACTAGCCGATACTATTTTACGGAATCCTGCCAAGGTTGAAGTAACACCTGTATCCTCTACAGCCGATACCATTGCGCAGGCCATGTATTTTGTGGGACGTGAAGACAAACGTAAACTGCTGGTACACATCCTGAACGACCAAAAAATCAAATCTGCTCTTGTCTTTGCCCGTACCAAGCACGGTGCCGATAAGGTTGTGAAAGATTTATTGAAAGCGGGTATTGGTGCCGAAGCCATTCACGGCAACAAATCGCAGAATGCACGCCAGCGGGCGCTCTCGAATTTCAAGAGCCGTGAAACACGGGTGCTTGTCGCAACAGATATTGCAGCACGGGGTATCGATGTTGATGAACTATCGCACGTAATTAATTACGAACTACCAAACATTCCTGAAACCTACGTTCACCGCATTGGTCGGACGGGACGGGCTGGTCATGATGGCATTGCCCTATCATTCTGTGATGCGGAAGAAACTGAGTTCCTGCGCGACATTCATAAATTGATTGGCAAGCGCGTTCCGGTCATTGAAGATCATCCGTATGTGCTTGACATTTCTACAGCTGCCGTTTCACCGGCTCCGGCACAACGCCAGGGCCAGAATCGGAATGGAAATCGGCAAGGTGGCGGTGGCCGCTCAACAGGATCATCCAATCAGGGATCGTATCGGCGCGAGGGTGGCAACAACAGCCGCCAGGCCGATTCATCTGCTGGCGGAGGTCAGCCCCGGACTAACCAAAGTCGGCCTGCTCCTGCTAATCAGGAGCGGAGCACACCATTCCGGCGTGATGGCGGGAACTCCAATCAAAGTCGGCCTAGTGGTACCAACGCGGAACGCCCAAGTCGGGGCACCGGCAATAGTCGGTTTAGTAATACAAGTTCCGACAAAAATTATTAGAAAGTAAGTGGTGCCGCCTGGAGTCTGCTTTGAGAAACAGACTCCAGGCGGCACCACTTACTTTTTTAATGTATTCTGCTCCAGATAACATCTGGGGCTTTTTTATTTTCCGGCCGTCAGCACTTTCTGCATTTGCTCAGCCACAAACTGATTCCCTGCTTCGTTCAGGTGAACACGGTCGGTGGTTAAAATGCCCCGGTCTTTATTTTCGGGGTTATTTTTTAGATCATACGTTAAAAACTCCTTTCTCAAGTCAACCACAGGCAGATCCTGCCGTTTGGCAATATCACGAATAAACTGGCTGTATTGGTTTAAATCGCCATCCTGTTGGTTGGTCATATCCGTTTTTTCGCCAATAGCAGCTGGTGTGCAAAGGACAACACGAATATTAGCCGCCTTCAGCTTCTTCACTACAGCCTCATAGAACTTCACGAATTTATCAGGATCTGTGCCGGTGCCGGAGGTAGCCTTATGCCAGACATCATTGACACCCACCCAAATCACGACGACATCGGGCTGTTTTGCCAGTACGTCATCATCCATACGCAGGAACAAATCATAAATTTTATTCCCACCAATTCCAGCGCCAATCAGTTCAAATTGATCGGCGGGCAT
Coding sequences:
- the asnS gene encoding asparagine--tRNA ligase; the encoded protein is MSYLPIQQLLKTAPVGTTVTVKGWVRTKRESKNAVFIALNDGSTINNIQAVAEAGQLPEETLKLITTGACVAVTGQLVESQGAGQAVEVKISDVLIYGPADPDKYPLQPKRHSLEFLREIAHLRPRTNTFSAILRIRHALAFAVHKYFNDNGFFYLNTPIITASDAEGAGEMFRVTTLDATNPPLTEDGKVDYSQDFFGRETNLTVSGQLEGELGAMALGKIYTFGPTFRAENSNTTRHLAEFWMIEPEVAFYELEDNMNLAEDFVKTVIRYAIQHCADDLAFLDNRLKEEEKTKKKEEQSELGLLEKLQFVISNEFVRLTYTEAIDILVNSKPAKKGQFQYEVSWGVDLQSEHERYLVEKHFKKPVILTNYPREIKAFYMKQDEDGKTVRAMDVLFPGIGEIIGGSQREDNLEKLEARMKEVGIEPEAIWWYLDTRRFGSAPHAGFGLGFERLVLFVTGMGNIRDVIPFPRAPKTAEF
- a CDS encoding complex I subunit 1 family protein, translating into MLALPIFLAMASGFVVVGVYTERKISAFMQDRLGPMETGKWGLLQLFADLLKLLQKEDIVPTAADRRLFLLAPAVIFASVFAGFAVLPLTPDLQGSGASVGVFYLMAIVSFDVVGILMAGWGSNNKYSLFGAMRSVAQIISYEIPLGLTILCVVMICQTLNLQTLSFQQGIYTHETNYLFGLKALGVDVTGWGGIFSWNILRNPFLFFAYIIFFICTLAESNRAPFDLPEGESEIVGGFHTEYSGMRFALLYLSEYAMMLLVSFLGAVLFLGSWNTPLPNIGPVRLADWTSGAPGTLWGQLTGGFWLLSKVFFAVLLQMWVRWTLPRIRVDQMMHLCWKVLTPIGLILLLISGVWRLLMI
- a CDS encoding dihydrofolate reductase family protein codes for the protein MRTIRIIEHISLDGVIQHENDENFVYGNWTTSYRSPAGLEAVVEAQGNPFDLLLGRHTYDLWTEYWPTAGNSPIAISLNAATKYVATHRPDSLAWGPVEDLGTDILAGIRGLKSTDGPDLIVWGSSTLTSVLLDQGLADEVVLLVYPVLLGRGKRFFSDSVDPCELALVSTKVTPTGVMINTYRHVGSLQV
- a CDS encoding ion transporter: MNSLWQRFRHRLHEIVFEADTWAGRAFDISLLFLIVLSVLAVVLESVPSLARPYGHFFDKIEWLFTILFTIEYILRIISIRKPLRYITSFFGLVDLLAILPSYLGLFLFGAHELAAVRILRLLRIFRILKLGEYTSAAALLAYSLRESRAKITVFFVAIFTLVITLGAMMYVVEGRSNGFESIPLSIYWAVITITTVGYGDIVPSTPMGKLIATLIMLLGYVIIAVPTGIVAVSLTAASKKKEISTQACPNCGRQGHDPDAVHCKYCGAAL
- a CDS encoding phosphatase PAP2-related protein; protein product: MSLLTPDPTGDLAWQAAWKSPIFRRKFIIGMIGIIALLSTFSYFFRTIEQHTGPVLNDWLIAQIPPYDVSLIIFGVIWAAGLLILIRARRSPAVFMMFIYSYIIITLTRMISINLVPLNPPVGLIPMIDPITNAFYGKVYITKDLFYSGHTSTIFLIFLCLRGWWDRLLILIGSLLVGILLLVQHVHYTVDVLGAFVFTYPLYRLGKWLALSGWNELKL
- a CDS encoding BamA/TamA family outer membrane protein, translating into MGIQGTLLAQSDSIPVPRQPIPNQLLRTRNTLILPLVARSIETDWSLGVAGSFTFRFKHSDTLTTRTSNTQALALYSLRKQFIAAINGTTYFPGERIILNHQLSYSYFPDKFWGLGKNAPNENEESYTFKQYYVYLHFQRKVQDRVFAGLVYEYQRLLSIDYQPGKLFDQLAVPGRNAYHISGAGLSLTYDSRNNAFAPDRGGFLQVYFNHFNPLLGSDFRYTNYVIDFRRFIPIYRQQVLAIQAYGFFNSGDVPLRSLASFGGSNSMRGFYDGRFRSKDQIVAQVEYRIPLFWRLGAVGFFGLGNVGDHLNDLNLQEVKYSAGGGVRLALNRKERLNLRIDYGWGLGQSLSNGLYFQLGEAF
- a CDS encoding phytanoyl-CoA dioxygenase family protein, with product MSKLNLPPFKLGETITPEQRQFFNKHGVIVFRNFIEPETVKLFISEVERIEKEWLAEGRDKVNGVPLKFGQDEAGNPMIQRMCFLSQHSKALHEFLQDPRLQAVVDLLQPYEGRIAEIEKDGLILNHYIRTPNSKFSQMGWHTDSPRDIFLGQRIMPMLNVGIHLNPTPYENGGLRVIPGTHKQGIFKMLFRKKYFVDNDPDKHEIGFDMNAGDLSVHDGRLWHRAQQSPFVGEASRRRVMYVPVVTGKYMPKNEHSKTPFYHRFISKVNI
- a CDS encoding SDR family oxidoreductase; protein product: MSYALITGASRGIGLAIANELARQKFDLLLVARSTSLLQEAAQQLTSDHGIKTDFLAIDLAEAGAAQQVYDWCGKKKYTIQILVNNAGYGLSGPFEKHALAEHTNMMRVNMTALVELSYLFLPQLRQQSKAYILNIGSSAAYQAVPGLSLYSASKSFVLQFSRGLHQELKRSPVSVTCVCPGSTDTNFADRAQIGEKGRKAAEKVNMTPQDVAKQAVDAMFAGKAELVTGLLNKAGKLMAWLLPKGLVEKTAGSIYE
- a CDS encoding DEAD/DEAH box helicase, encoding MQFSDLSLIDPILKALAEEGYTTPTPIQEQAIPILLSRRDLLGCAQTGTGKTAAFAIPILQLLNEERSKTPNGPRRIKTLVMTPTRELAIQIAESFAAYGRHLNLRHTVIFGGVSQHAQVNSLKAGVDVLIATPGRLLDLMNQGFISLRDVQFFVLDEADRMLDMGFIHDVKKVITKLPERRQSLFFSATMPPDVAKLADTILRNPAKVEVTPVSSTADTIAQAMYFVGREDKRKLLVHILNDQKIKSALVFARTKHGADKVVKDLLKAGIGAEAIHGNKSQNARQRALSNFKSRETRVLVATDIAARGIDVDELSHVINYELPNIPETYVHRIGRTGRAGHDGIALSFCDAEETEFLRDIHKLIGKRVPVIEDHPYVLDISTAAVSPAPAQRQGQNRNGNRQGGGGRSTGSSNQGSYRREGGNNSRQADSSAGGGQPRTNQSRPAPANQERSTPFRRDGGNSNQSRPSGTNAERPSRGTGNSRFSNTSSDKNY
- a CDS encoding GDSL-type esterase/lipase family protein; the encoded protein is MTTVYRSLLFLLTAGLLAMSAAKPTRVIFFGDSITQAGVNPGGYIDRLKKSMPADQFELIGAGIGGNKIYDLFLRMDDDVLAKQPDVVVIWVGVNDVWHKATSGTGTDPDKFVKFYEAVVKKLKAANIRVVLCTPAAIGEKTDMTNQQDGDLNQYSQFIRDIAKRQDLPVVDLRKEFLTYDLKNNPENKDRGILTTDRVHLNEAGNQFVAEQMQKVLTAGK